gtGAGAATACTTACGAATATATTTCTAGTAAATAcgtatataaacaaaaaaataatatatatgtgcatacATGCGCGCGCAAGTTTGCTTATATATGATCTTGAATACACCACGAAAaacatttattcattttaaaGGGGAATATAATGAATGCAACAAATGAaaagaaaaggaaaagaataacaaatttaaatTCTATTATTTGGttattattgtcattttttttgacaTGTGCTGAGGGAGTAGATTATTATAAAAGATTAGGATTAAAACGAAATGCAACAAAAGAAGATATTTCAAAAGCTTATAGAAAACTAGCTAAGGAATACCATCCTGATATAGCCCCAGATAAGGAAAAAGATTTTATAGAAATTGCAAATGCATATGAGACATTATCTGATCctgaaaaaaggaaaatgtATGATATGTATGGAGAAAATTATGCTGAAGCATCTCAAGGGTTTGGAGGAGGACCAGGAGGTCCAGGAGGTGGGCCAGGTGGATTTGGAAATGGATTTCCTTTTGATCAGGATGTTGTAAATGAGATATTTAGACAATTTGCTAGTGGAGGTCGAGGTGGAAATTCAGGAGGTAATTTTCATTTCAAATTTAGTTCAGGAGGAAATAAAGGATATAATAATTCAGGACCAAGATATGGTGGTCGCCATCCATTTGAAGAAGAATATTAtgaagatatatataaaaatgaagtattaaaaataaatagtaaaaattCCAATTCAATAATTgatgatataaattattcattacttataaatttttattcctCTTCTAGTTCGGAATGtatatcatttaaaaaaatatatttaaagttatcaaaaaaatatgatgggTATATAAATTTTGCAGTTATAAATTGTGATGAAGAGAAAGcattatgtaaaaaatataaagtaaGGTCATTACcgcatataatattaattaaaaaaaataaaacatatgaAACATTATATAGTAGTAAAACTGAAGATAATGTTaagaattttataaataataatattccaTATTCATTTacagaaattaaaaataaaaaaaatctcgataaatttttaacaaaaagTGCAGATATACCtaaagttttattttttatatcacaTAAAGATAACATTATTATGCTTAAAGTTTTATCCATGGAATTTGAAAAAAGATTAAATATAGGAATTGTATATGATACTAATTATactattatgaaaatatttaaaaaaagaaatataaaaacaccATCAATATTACTTATTGAAGATATAGATACTTTGGAAGGAGATTTAACACATTTAAAAACTGTTgattttaacattttatcattaaaaCTAAGTCACATTGTTGCACAACAtagattaaaaaataatttatatggtCATATTACCTCATATCAAGAATtaaccaaaaaaaaatatgattcgGGTCATTGTAATGAAAAAGATTCacaaatttgtttttttatattaaaactattaaatcaaaattataaaagcCTTGATGAAGATATCAAAAAAGTAGCAACAAAATTCTCAAATGATCCTTTgaaaattttgtatattaacatttttaaccAACCACATATTCTTGATTCTTTTGGATTAACAAATGAATGCAAACATCCGAATTGCTTAATTTTAGTTGCATTCAGACCCAAAAGACAAAGATTTAGGGTATTTGATGGAGAAGTTAATTACAATAATGTTCTCAATTTTGTCGATAATGTAGTTAGTGGAGGTTTGTCAATTAATCAAAACATCAAAAAGGGAttgaattttttgaaaagcTCATATTATGATGAATTATAAAGAAACAATAACTCGTATGTATTAGTTATCCATACACACATGCGGTGTTTGactttatcatatttatcttatttttatatatatttaatattttttttttaattgttgtTAAATGTTTGGCGATTTTGTATGCCAATATTTTACACATTTGTTTACGAACACGCACACGCTTTTACAAGCACACATTTTTAGTTAAAACATATACAAAAACTTTTTCCTTCGATACAATTGTATGTGAagatttttttatattatagtATCATTATTGTTTGTACActttcatatataaattcataCATACATGTGTGCACACATACAAATGGAGACACTTCCGATTTTAACCCACCAATATAGAGTACCattgtttattataatatttttatttattttttttatatgagtTATGTGTGTGATTATATGATACACACAGTCGTGAGGATTTTCCTTACAACAATAGTATTAACTGCCATCCTAAGGACAATTCTATATTGATATATGTGATGATTAAATGCATCACTGatggaatattttttttattattctattaaatctttaaatttatgtgacaagtttttatttgttaaatttattgttattatcatcagaataacttaaaatatataatacgaGTAAAAAGATGAtttgaaatgaaaaaaaaaaaatacaaagcTAGCTGTATATACACATTAAAACTAgctttatatgtataatggAGCTAATTTATATGCACAATGTAACTAGCTGTATATACATAATGTAgctagttttttttttgttcatattttttatttacttcCTATATTTATGTGTGTTCACACACATATGAGACCGAATTAACATTTGTAGTATTTatggtatatataaatagtaattataaaataacatagtttttataacatatatatttcttataaaaataatagaaaaaataggACTAaataagaatatatatatattttactattcCACATTCTATAagcaatataaatttatcctacttttaaatattttttttaaacttatttttatattttatttatttattgtacATAACAAATGAAAAgtatttgaaatattttatatgcttAATTACGATTTacaataaatatgtttttttgaatataataTAGCACATTAGAATGTGTTAAACTTTATGTTTTGATGGGAAAATGAGAATAAATtctatacatttatatagtATGTAAATGGATTTATAAATTTCGTTTGAATCGTATTATAAGAACATAATTTAACATGCAAGCAAACATTGTGTAAAGTAAAAGCAACTAACCAAACAACAAATATTAAACACATGTGTTAAAGATTATAGAGCATTTTTCACTGTAAAAACTAAtataatgtataatatatttcttaagTGTATAGCACTTATTTAAATGTGTTTGTGCTAATTTGTTTggtataaatgaaaataaaaacaaaatatcaTTATTGTCATACAGAAATCCTAAATACTTTGAAATTTAATAGGGAAGAGGGAATAcccaaaagaaaaaaaaatatataattattccttatttgtaataatttgtttatttatttaggTAATGCACTAGGTATTTTCTTATTCATATATGGGCTGGTACTTATTatgtaatataatatgataccatttataattataataggGTGTATTTAAGATTTGCTTATACTGtaaaatttatcatttttataaaactgGATTGGATGCacataaacaaataaatcgtAAAATTAAGCATGCACAATATGCTAAGAAAAATACGATTGAAAATGagctttttaattttttttataaattaatttttataggAGCTTGCCTTTGTTTCACGTTCATGTTAATTATTACCGTAACGTTCCCTactacatataaataaataaataaaaaaatcacTGCATATGATGATGTGCTTAAGTTCTCGTATTATTCGTTTTGATGTTTATGCATTTACacaattattttatcatacaaagaataaatttatgttttgacaaattaaaaaaaaaaaaaaattgagaatgcacatataataatactatTGCAATAGggatattaaataaatgtaataatattattattacttattaaaaataaacgaaaaaaaaaactttacGTAATTTCACCATTATCTTATTTTTTCACCTATTTTGCTTCACCGTAATTAACAAACCCCAAAAAATtaaggtaaataaaaaaaaacttagTACATAATAACTTAAaactgtatatatatatgcaattacgataatattgataataataagaaaGTAATTCGCTTAATCTcatttctatattaattttacattttttcttgttattttttttttgaaaggTAACACAATTCAACTAAATTAAAATATCTAATAAAAGGATAAAGTTATAAttgatttttaaaaaaaaaaaaaaaaaaaattgttataaaaatgaagggATACAAGTATAGTTTATCAGTACTATCGTTGCTTTACCTATTAACCAACTATGCAAAGGCAATGGATAATCCAATGAAATATACAGATATGAAAGGGCTTGAAGATTTAAGTACTTTAAGTGATGTTcaaataaatgatatttttGGATTAACTGGTGATGAAGTAAAAGATAGATTAACAAAATTGTTTGGTGTAATTGACAAGAACCAAGATAAAGTACTTAGTGATGATGAAATAACTTCATGGTTTGAATATGTTAAAAATGAggtatttttaaaacaagtACAAATTGAAATGAAACAAATAGATTCAGATAAAGATGGTTTTATTTCATTACCTGAATTAAATGATGCATTTTCCCAAAATTTAGATCCAAAAGAAGTTGAAAAACATGCAGATGGTTTATTAAAAAGATTTCAAATTGTTGATAAagataaagataataaattaaatataaatgaagtTGGATTGTTAATAGATCCAATGAAAGATAACGATTTAAAAGAATTAGAAATTAATGAAATTTTAGAACACCatgatacaaataaagaTGGAAAAATATCAATTGAAGAATTTAAAGAAACAAGATctgatgatataaatatgaaaaaagatGATGAATTAGCATTAGATGATTTTAACTTCTTTGATGCAAATAGAGATGGATTTATAGACAGAGACGAAATTGTTAAAGTATATTTTGACCCAACTAATGATGCTGCTTCTGTAGGTTTAAATGATGTCAaagataatatttttgaagGAAAACCAATTACTTTTGATTTATGGAATGAAAAGGCATTAAAATTTGCAGTAACATCTTTAACTGATTATGGTGATGTTATTAGATATCCTCAAGATTTTAAATTAGATATTGGTAAAAATGTTGTATTACCATCATCAAAACATAGAATGGGTGATGATAGCTTAAACCTTGATAATGATTTATCTGATGATAAAGATAGCGATGATGAATCTTCCGATGGATCAGACAAACAAAACATCACCGATGAATTATAAATAACtgtatatgtgtgtgtgtattTTGTGTAAATGTACACATAGGATATTATGTACATGCACggtcatatatatatggaaatatatatgtttgaaattttttttttttttattttacggTCAGTTGTTTTTAAATCAACATTATTGATAAATTTCgaagaaatatttaaaaaaattaattaaattttttaaaaggtGATAACTATCGATCCTACAGAAAAGAAGTAAAACtcaaatatttttgtaaagAGATCGAGCTTATATTCTTGTTTAGTTGCAAACTATtgacatttatattatccaTATGcgcatatatgtatatatgcatttacATATCGTGTCATTTTCCTTTATATTTAcgtatacatatgtatatatatatataatagatggataagtatatatttttttttcatcactGTCCTTTCgaattttcatatataaaaattctaAACTCTACTTCAACGTCAATAATGCACAAAACTTAtacgcatatatatataatcataaagacgtaacatatattttgttaatgttATTTCGTCCTCAATCTGATTACAACTTTaacttttctttatttacGAGAATTAACGAATTATAAATTGATTCCAAATTAGTCTGAAAATATTTCATGTGTGTGCATAAAAAATGGTAATcctttataaaaaaaaaaatgatttcaaatattttacaCAAATTAAAATTGGATATGTTATTAAGTATACCAtaaggaaaataataatattgtacATTTGAAacttaaaaagaaaaagataaaataaacaataaaaaaaataagaactaataaaaaaaaacagcaCATTGCATATTTTCATTGACTTATATGTgcttatatattaatgtaaGGACTAATCCTAACATAACTATTTAggtcaaataaaaatgaactatAAAAGTTGTTATATGGAATAGTGATTGATagattttgttcattttattattttcccccttaaaataatatgtaggtgtaatataaaatattacaatAACTTTAAAAAggaattaaaatatttctatATCTTTTGAAATGTAGAAATGGTGAAAGGGACCCATTATGCATATGCAAAGGTACACCTCGatttttactttattttattttggacaatttatattatatccTTCAtgacattatatatttcttcgCCTATTTTAGTAGGATTAATAACAACATGAACACCTGCATTTCTTAAAGCTTCAATTTTTCCATCAGCTGTTCCTTTACCTCCACTAATCAATGCGCCAGCATGACCCATACGCTTTCCTGGAGGTGCACATTTACCAGCTATAAATgcaaatatgttttttttttttttttttttttctggaTCATCAACATTATTTTCTATTAACCATTCAGCTACTTGTTCTTCTGCATTACCTCCAATTTCTCCaattaataatatgcatTTTGTTTCATCATCttctaaaaataatttaagacAGTCAATAAAATTTGTACCATGAAATGGGTCTCCCCCTATACCTATGCAAGTAGATTGACCTAAACCAACTTTTGTTGTTTGATTTACTCCTTCATATGTTAATGTACCACTTCTACTTACAATTCCTACACAAccttttttatgaatatgTGATGGTAAAATTCCAATTTTCGATTCGCCTGGTTTTATAATTCCTGGACAATTAGGACCTATTAATCGGCTTTTTTTTGACATATTTAAACATGCCTTTACTTCTAACATATCATGTTGGCATATACCTTCTGTTATACAAACAATTAATGGTATTTCAGATTCAATAGATTCGATAATTGCATTTTTAGCATGTTGATGTGGTACATAAATAACTGATGCATAGCAGTTTGTTTTTTCTTTAGCTTCAAGAACAGACCCAAAAACAGGTAATGTGTATTTATTATCAATACTTGCCCATGTACTTCCTTTTTTTGATGGGTTCACACCACCAACCATTTTCGTTCCATATTTTAGTGCCTCTGTTGTGTGAAAACTACCCTgaaaaagtgaaaaatattatttagttattatgttaataataaaattaaagagTAGTACAAGTCAAAAGCATCAATTTTACATGTAAAAATCATACTTGTTTCCCTGTAAGGCCTTGACATATTACTGTTGTGTTTTTATCAATAAACACTTTGCTGGTAGCAGAATAATTTCGTCCCTGTGAAGTGTTTACAAAAAAGTGAAATATTGTATGTGCATGTGTatgtgtatgtatgtatatatttttttttgtggcCGTGGAAAATATTTTGCATAATGATATATTGTGTGTGCATACAACATTAGTTggtcaaatattttttcataatataaCTACTATTGTGTGAaactttttttaacttttatttaaaaattatgaaaaatagtGTATACATATTTTGATTACCTTTAAAGGGAAACACAAATTTTTGATATTagaatatttcatttatttaacTTTATGGGAAAAAGGGATAAGAGCATTTTTAATTACTGTGTGTTTTTCACTtcacatataaaaaaattaaaaatagcatggaaaacaataaataacttataaataaaaaaaaaaattcaaataaagaTTTGACTAAGTATCAAAACatggaaatgaaaaaatattgcaAAATGATCTaggcatatatatttttttttttttttttcatagtAAAAGTTAacttataaattattatatgcgtGTATGTGAGTTcccatataaatatatgtgcatattaattttaaaataaatatctcTATGATTTATTAAAGTTGGAAAATAAGTATCTCACCAAGATATAATgatatgtttatattatgaatatctatttttttatttcattcaaatattatatatacatttgaaaaaaataaaaagcttttaaatattttaccaATTTTCTTATTATTCAAGTCttgtataaaattaatatttttacatataaaaaaaagtgataataaataaaaatacactTGTATAAACTacacattataatatttattgtatACAAACGGTTTAATCTgtcatatttaattattttttttttatttaatattttttgaatattcttaaaaaatcattaaaattTCACTTTAATAACTATTGAAATGGCTAGTTATAGCCTTTTGCTATATTTTAATGGATATACTAtctataattataaaaataattttttttaataaaattggcTGTTTTTagaaatttaaataaacaaTAGACAAAACAGAAAGCTTATATATAAacgtgtatatatatatgtatatatatttatttatgtgtgTGCGTGTGTATATACAACTATTATGATTAGAGGAAAGACAAGTCGCTATGCCTGATTTTTTCTGGATacaataatgataataaatgtatgcattatatatatatgcattatgtatatatgcattaagtatatatgcattaagtatatatgcattaagtatatatgcattatatatatatgcattaagtatatatgcattaagtatatatgcattaagtatatatgcattatatatatagtattatatatatatatatatattcccgCTCAACTTAACAataattgaaataaaaaagaggaattgcttagaaaaaataagcaTATGTACACATGTAATGTGTAGCTATAATATATGCTATATATGTGTAGTATTGTTTAATTAAATAAGTTTATGGATAAAAATgaggaataaaaaaaaaaaaaaaaaataaaatcataatatgtttgtATCCCCAAAGGGAATAGTTACAgtgcatatattttaatatatccaAATATACGCATAAAAATAAACGTGTGAATgggaatataaataaacaatatttaatttattttatatatactaattTACACAAATGTGGATACACATATTGGTAAAATGAGATATATATCCTTAGAGCGTTCTATGTAAAAAATGTGTTGTATCCTAAACATAAGGGGTTCAAGTAAAagacaatatatatatatatatatatatataacatgtAGTAGTACATTTGTGtgaaatataaatagtttTAAATTAATTGCTGAATTTATGACTCTTCACGTACATCCTTGAAATATGGATGTTCCATAGCCTCTTTAGGGGCTATTCTTTTTGCGTGATCATAAATAAGCattttatctataagatcAATAACTTCATCTTTGGCTATATCCATATTTgattgatttaaaaaatgagaCCATGGTTTTCTTTCATATTCTCCTAATATACTTAAATAATGTggttttaatttaatattatatttttttaaatatgcatGTAAATCTTCTGTACCTAAAACTTTAGCTATTTTAACTAATTGATCATAATTATCATGTCCACAAAAAAATGgttcttttttaaaaatcatTCCAGCTAACATACATCCAAGACTCCATATATCTAAAGAATA
Above is a window of Plasmodium yoelii strain 17X genome assembly, chromosome: 9 DNA encoding:
- a CDS encoding heat shock protein DnaJ encodes the protein MNATNEKKRKRITNLNSIIWLLLSFFLTCAEGVDYYKRLGLKRNATKEDISKAYRKLAKEYHPDIAPDKEKDFIEIANAYETLSDPEKRKMYDMYGENYAEASQGFGGGPGGPGGGPGGFGNGFPFDQDVVNEIFRQFASGGRGGNSGGNFHFKFSSGGNKGYNNSGPRYGGRHPFEEEYYEDIYKNEVLKINSKNSNSIIDDINYSLLINFYSSSSSECISFKKIYLKLSKKYDGYINFAVINCDEEKALCKKYKVRSLPHIILIKKNKTYETLYSSKTEDNVKNFINNNIPYSFTEIKNKKNLDKFLTKSADIPKVLFFISHKDNIIMLKVLSMEFEKRLNIGIVYDTNYTIMKIFKKRNIKTPSILLIEDIDTLEGDLTHLKTVDFNILSLKLSHIVAQHRLKNNLYGHITSYQELTKKKYDSGHCNEKDSQICFFILKLLNQNYKSLDEDIKKVATKFSNDPLKILYINIFNQPHILDSFGLTNECKHPNCLILVAFRPKRQRFRVFDGEVNYNNVLNFVDNVVSGGLSINQNIKKGLNFLKSSYYDEL
- a CDS encoding succinyl-CoA synthetase alpha subunit, putative; translated protein: MKYSNIKNLCFPLKGRNYSATSKVFIDKNTTVICQGLTGKQGSFHTTEALKYGTKMVGGVNPSKKGSTWASIDNKYTLPVFGSVLEAKEKTNCYASVIYVPHQHAKNAIIESIESEIPLIVCITEGICQHDMLEVKACLNMSKKSRLIGPNCPGIIKPGESKIGILPSHIHKKGCVGIVSRSGTLTYEGVNQTTKVGLGQSTCIGIGGDPFHGTNFIDCLKLFLEDDETKCILLIGEIGGNAEEQVAEWLIENNVDDPEKKKKKKNIFAFIAGKCAPPGKRMGHAGALISGGKGTADGKIEALRNAGVHVVINPTKIGEEIYNVMKDII